One genomic window of uncultured delta proteobacterium includes the following:
- the ilvD gene encoding Dihydroxy-acid dehydratase, with protein MRSDQMKAGITRIPHRSLFKAAGLTDEELRRPIIGIVNAQNDIIPGHVHLNSIVDAVKAGVRMAGGTPLAFPAIGVCDGIAMGHDGMRYSLISREHIADSVEIMAMAHPFDALVFVPNCDKIVPGMLMAALRLNIPSIFVSGGPMMAGLADGKKITLSNAFEAVGTAGMGKLTPEQVMDVEENACPGCGSCAGMFTANSMNCMTEVVGMGLPGNGSIPAVSARRIRLAKQAGMQIMELLEKNIRPRDIITPDSLHNALTADMALGCSSNTVLHLPAIAHEAGIKMDLADINAISKATPHLTKLSPAGSTSLADLDIAGGVQAVLGLLADYGLLKTNCITATGKTVGENIKNCTVKDPDIIRSKETAYSPDGGLAILWGNIAPDGAVVKKGAVLPEMMVHKGPARVFDSEEDCVTALLAGKIKAGDVIVIRYEGPKGGPGMREMLSPTSALAGMGLDNSVALITDGRFSGASRGASIGHISPEAAAGGVIGLIQEGDTVSIDIPNNKLDLLVDNDTLSKRRASWKPVIKPVPDGYLKRYRRLVTSANTGAVFADE; from the coding sequence ATGCGCAGTGACCAAATGAAGGCCGGCATCACCCGTATTCCCCACCGTTCGCTCTTCAAGGCGGCGGGGCTCACGGATGAGGAGCTTCGCCGCCCCATTATCGGCATCGTCAACGCACAGAACGACATTATTCCCGGCCACGTGCACCTGAACAGCATTGTGGATGCGGTTAAAGCCGGGGTCCGCATGGCGGGGGGCACGCCGCTCGCCTTCCCGGCCATCGGCGTGTGCGACGGCATCGCCATGGGGCACGACGGCATGCGCTACTCGCTTATCAGCCGCGAGCACATCGCCGACTCCGTGGAAATCATGGCCATGGCCCATCCGTTTGACGCCCTGGTCTTTGTCCCCAACTGCGACAAGATCGTTCCCGGCATGCTGATGGCCGCCCTCCGGCTGAACATCCCCAGTATTTTCGTGAGCGGCGGCCCCATGATGGCCGGCCTTGCCGACGGGAAAAAAATCACCCTGTCCAACGCGTTCGAGGCCGTGGGCACCGCCGGCATGGGCAAACTCACTCCCGAGCAGGTCATGGACGTTGAAGAAAACGCCTGTCCCGGCTGCGGTTCGTGCGCGGGCATGTTCACGGCGAACTCCATGAACTGCATGACCGAGGTTGTGGGCATGGGCCTGCCCGGCAACGGTTCCATCCCCGCCGTCAGCGCCAGGCGCATCCGCCTTGCCAAGCAGGCGGGCATGCAAATCATGGAACTGCTTGAAAAGAACATCCGGCCCCGCGACATCATTACCCCCGACTCTCTCCATAACGCGCTGACGGCGGACATGGCGCTCGGCTGTTCCTCAAACACCGTCCTGCACCTGCCGGCCATCGCGCACGAAGCGGGCATCAAGATGGACCTCGCGGACATCAACGCCATCAGCAAGGCCACCCCCCATCTGACGAAACTCAGCCCGGCCGGTTCCACCAGCCTCGCGGACCTCGACATCGCGGGCGGCGTCCAGGCGGTGCTGGGGCTTCTCGCCGACTACGGCCTGCTTAAGACGAACTGCATCACCGCCACCGGCAAAACCGTGGGCGAGAACATCAAAAACTGCACGGTCAAGGACCCGGACATCATCCGCTCGAAGGAAACCGCGTACTCGCCCGACGGCGGCCTCGCCATCCTGTGGGGCAATATCGCTCCGGACGGCGCGGTTGTGAAAAAGGGCGCCGTGCTGCCTGAAATGATGGTCCACAAAGGCCCGGCCAGGGTCTTCGACAGCGAGGAAGACTGCGTTACCGCCCTGCTCGCCGGGAAGATCAAGGCAGGCGACGTCATCGTCATCCGCTACGAAGGCCCCAAGGGCGGCCCCGGCATGCGGGAAATGCTGTCCCCGACCTCCGCGCTCGCCGGCATGGGGCTGGACAACAGCGTGGCCCTCATCACGGACGGCCGCTTCTCCGGCGCCTCCCGCGGCGCCTCCATCGGCCATATTTCGCCGGAAGCGGCCGCCGGCGGCGTCATAGGCCTTATCCAGGAAGGGGATACGGTCAGTATCGACATCCCCAACAATAAATTGGACCTTCTTGTGGACAATGATACTCTCTCCAAACGCCGGGCATCCTGGAAACCGGTCATCAAGCCCGTTCCCGACGGGTACCTCAAACGGTACCGCCGCCTGGTGACGTCCGCCAACACGGGCGCGGTGTTTGCCGATGAATGA
- a CDS encoding conserved hypothetical protein (Evidence 4 : Homologs of previously reported genes of unknown function): MSEFVTVSTNVARRISDRILLEKLYAANEKLPNEHELAQELGVSRTSIREAVKTLVARGLLRVERGRGTFVAPHPHSQDDPFGVAHLEDQKKLAAQWFEMRLIMEPSIVRLTCERATDEEIRTILETEKESAAIIEQNKDFSHADQKFHAAIAKAAHNDIIERMIPAITNAIQDILRTSVYSGSQERSRENALINHRMIARFIEQRDAEGGAMAMYYHIRKGMLDLR, from the coding sequence ATGTCGGAATTTGTCACTGTCTCCACGAACGTGGCCAGGCGTATCAGCGACCGGATCCTTCTGGAAAAACTGTATGCGGCCAACGAGAAGCTGCCCAACGAGCATGAGCTGGCCCAGGAGCTTGGGGTAAGCCGGACCAGCATCCGTGAAGCGGTGAAAACCCTCGTCGCCCGGGGCCTTTTGCGCGTTGAGCGCGGGCGGGGCACCTTTGTGGCCCCGCACCCCCATTCCCAGGACGATCCCTTTGGCGTCGCGCATCTTGAAGATCAAAAAAAACTGGCGGCCCAGTGGTTTGAAATGCGCCTGATTATGGAGCCGAGCATTGTGCGGCTGACCTGCGAGCGCGCAACCGACGAAGAAATCCGGACCATCCTGGAAACGGAAAAAGAATCCGCCGCCATCATCGAACAAAACAAGGACTTCAGCCACGCGGACCAAAAATTCCACGCGGCCATCGCCAAGGCGGCGCATAACGATATCATCGAGCGCATGATTCCCGCCATCACCAACGCCATTCAGGATATTCTGCGCACCTCGGTTTACTCGGGCAGCCAGGAACGTTCGCGCGAAAACGCGCTGATCAACCACCGCATGATCGCGCGGTTCATCGAACAGCGGGACGCGGAGGGCGGGGCCATGGCCATGTACTACCATATCAGGAAGGGCATGCTGGATCTGCGCTGA
- a CDS encoding conserved membrane hypothetical protein (Evidence 4 : Homologs of previously reported genes of unknown function), producing MAGSGELAAICTAASWGVASQINSAVARRTGATSLALLRLPYMAVLCGILCLIFNAEAAVSLKAALLLSLSGFLGLAMGDVLLYRSILIIGPTMGILMLSLSSSLTAVIGWLFLGEALPLQAVFGICLTLAGVTVVVLEHSESILMPGQAVPQGRQLALGVGLAGAAACGLAVAYVAQRMAMQTGVQPLWAGFIRIAGGGGALWAIGIVTGWSGAAVRTFAAQPTARWMLLVSCSAGSLGVWGASYALAHAPAGVAATLIGLQPIVVACIGAAWYRRKLSSRVVCGSLVAFTGTALVCLR from the coding sequence ATGGCGGGATCCGGAGAACTGGCGGCTATCTGCACGGCAGCTTCATGGGGCGTGGCCAGCCAGATCAACAGCGCCGTCGCCCGCAGGACCGGGGCAACGAGCCTTGCCTTGCTGCGCCTGCCGTACATGGCCGTGCTGTGCGGGATCTTGTGCCTGATATTCAACGCGGAGGCCGCCGTCAGCCTGAAGGCGGCTTTGCTGCTTTCCCTGTCCGGCTTCCTGGGCCTGGCGATGGGAGACGTGCTGCTGTACCGCTCCATCCTGATTATCGGGCCGACCATGGGCATCCTCATGCTCTCCTTAAGCTCCAGTCTTACCGCTGTCATCGGCTGGCTGTTCTTGGGCGAAGCTCTGCCGTTGCAGGCGGTTTTCGGGATATGCCTCACCCTTGCGGGGGTGACCGTCGTGGTGCTTGAGCACAGCGAAAGCATCCTGATGCCGGGGCAGGCCGTGCCGCAGGGCAGGCAGCTGGCCTTGGGCGTCGGCCTGGCCGGGGCGGCGGCCTGCGGGCTGGCGGTCGCGTACGTGGCGCAACGGATGGCCATGCAGACCGGCGTGCAGCCGCTCTGGGCAGGTTTTATCCGGATAGCCGGCGGCGGCGGGGCCCTGTGGGCCATCGGCATTGTAACCGGCTGGAGCGGGGCGGCGGTACGGACTTTCGCGGCGCAGCCCACAGCCCGGTGGATGCTGCTGGTGAGCTGCTCGGCGGGCTCGCTCGGCGTATGGGGCGCCAGTTATGCGCTTGCCCATGCCCCGGCCGGGGTTGCCGCGACGCTTATCGGCCTGCAACCCATCGTCGTGGCCTGTATCGGGGCCGCCTGGTACCGCCGGAAGCTTTCGTCCAGGGTGGTCTGCGGCTCCCTTGTCGCCTTCACGGGCACGGCGCTCGTGTGTCTGCGCTGA
- a CDS encoding hypothetical protein (Evidence 5 : No homology to any previously reported sequences): MNTPMSLLDCIDIALLQDLQDSLAASLGTTVVLADPEGAPITAPSGWDLSRQHGPAEKPGHPFHPEVSPAVVTLFAAEARIGQWLVGGALPQAAPDVRTCIFMPLTAGRKKAGFLGFDQKTFRDWPPEALAHFGILAVSLAGIIHAHAEAEEWGGSSRFEPSYQSSLHPGIAS; this comes from the coding sequence ATGAACACGCCAATGAGCCTTCTTGACTGTATCGACATTGCCCTGTTGCAGGACCTGCAGGACTCGCTCGCGGCATCCCTCGGGACGACCGTGGTCCTCGCCGATCCTGAGGGCGCCCCCATCACCGCTCCAAGCGGATGGGACCTTTCGCGGCAGCACGGGCCTGCGGAAAAACCCGGCCACCCCTTCCATCCGGAAGTATCCCCCGCCGTGGTAACGCTCTTCGCGGCGGAGGCCCGCATCGGGCAGTGGCTCGTTGGCGGCGCGCTCCCGCAGGCCGCTCCCGACGTCCGGACCTGTATCTTCATGCCCCTGACGGCAGGCCGGAAAAAGGCCGGCTTTCTGGGGTTCGACCAGAAAACCTTCCGCGATTGGCCGCCGGAAGCGCTCGCGCATTTCGGGATTCTCGCCGTGAGCCTGGCCGGAATCATTCACGCACACGCGGAGGCGGAGGAATGGGGAGGATCATCCCGCTTTGAGCCGTCGTACCAAAGCTCCCTGCATCCGGGAATCGCCTCCTGA
- the hrpB gene encoding ATP-dependent helicase HrpB, with the protein MQDSSSQGDFFPGAVPPASFPPASFPPASFPVDAAVPELVRALAGHGRAILRAILTASPGSGKTTRVPLALLGLLPGAAESGAAPLPGKILVLEPRRLAARAAARYMARLLNEEAGQRVGYRVRLESKVSAHTRVELLTEGMFTRRLLADPELSGVSCVIFDEFHERSLQADLGLALCLESAGAFRPDLRLLVMSATLETGELSRFLGDCPVIAAPGRAWPVTVRHAGRELAVTPSSGLEEVAGKTVLAVRDALRGERGSILAFLPGRAEIRRAAELLETRPGDTDVYPLYGDLPPREQDAAIAPPLPGRRKVVLATDLAQTSLTIEGVRIVIDAGLARGPRFEPGTGLSRLVTARVTQDAADQRAGRAGRLEPGLCLRLWPEKEALLPQARPEIADADLASLSLDALAWGSEPASLPWLTPPPEAALQHAAETLLALDAARPGPEGRLAITPHGQKLARLPLHPRLAHMVLQAEAVEPGLSCLAACLAALVSERDPLRKNAAGESDADIRLRLPLLRRPENKRLKDAAAQIHRLAGLNGVFTVPGPHEEDCCGMLLSLAWPERIAQRRGAGGFRLASGQGAELPGHDPLAAEPWLAVVSLGGGVNRRVHLAAPVSLADIARLHGAKARLEEDVAWDSRSEAVICRSVNRLGALVLEEKPLPPSPELRGRVTGALLEGIVSLGLESLPWTGELRQFQARVILLRTLERAEGGDANAWPDVSDAALLDGLQAGLRAWQADGRQDAPAAEPATGPEAAWLSPWLQGVSRRAQFSAIDLGAALRSLLPWPLPERLETEAPARLGLPSGSSAAVDYLPVLRGDPPVLAVKLQEMFGQTDTPRLGRGQIPVTLHLLSPAGRPLQVTDDLRHFWAHGYKQVRAEMRGRYPRHPWPEDPLSAAPTGKTKKRLEAASKR; encoded by the coding sequence ATGCAGGACTCCTCTTCCCAAGGCGATTTTTTTCCGGGCGCCGTTCCCCCGGCGTCCTTTCCCCCGGCGTCCTTTCCCCCGGCGTCCTTTCCCGTTGACGCTGCCGTGCCGGAACTCGTCCGGGCTCTTGCCGGGCACGGCCGCGCCATCCTGCGCGCCATCCTGACGGCCAGCCCGGGGTCCGGCAAGACCACCCGTGTGCCCCTGGCCCTCCTGGGCCTGCTGCCCGGCGCGGCGGAGAGCGGCGCCGCCCCGCTGCCGGGGAAAATCCTGGTCCTGGAGCCGCGCCGCCTGGCCGCGCGGGCCGCCGCCCGGTATATGGCCCGCCTTCTGAACGAAGAGGCGGGGCAGCGCGTCGGCTACCGGGTACGGCTGGAGAGCAAGGTTTCCGCCCATACAAGAGTGGAGTTGCTCACCGAGGGCATGTTTACCCGGCGCCTCCTGGCAGACCCGGAACTTTCCGGCGTTTCCTGCGTCATTTTCGACGAGTTTCACGAACGCAGCCTCCAGGCCGATCTGGGTCTGGCCCTGTGCCTGGAAAGCGCGGGGGCCTTCCGGCCGGATTTGCGGCTGCTGGTCATGTCCGCCACCTTGGAAACCGGGGAATTGAGCCGCTTTTTGGGCGATTGCCCGGTCATCGCGGCCCCGGGGCGCGCCTGGCCGGTAACCGTGCGGCACGCCGGGAGGGAACTTGCCGTCACCCCGTCGTCCGGCCTGGAGGAGGTTGCCGGAAAAACCGTCCTGGCCGTGCGCGACGCCCTGCGCGGCGAGAGAGGGAGCATCCTGGCCTTTCTGCCGGGCCGGGCGGAAATACGGCGCGCCGCCGAACTGCTGGAAACACGGCCCGGGGATACGGATGTTTACCCGCTGTACGGCGACCTGCCGCCGCGCGAGCAGGACGCGGCCATCGCGCCGCCTCTGCCCGGCCGCCGCAAGGTGGTGCTGGCCACGGACCTGGCGCAGACCAGCCTGACCATTGAGGGCGTGCGCATCGTCATCGACGCCGGGCTGGCCCGGGGGCCGCGTTTCGAGCCCGGCACGGGCCTGAGCAGGCTGGTGACGGCCCGCGTCACGCAGGATGCCGCCGACCAGCGGGCTGGCCGGGCCGGGCGGCTTGAGCCGGGCCTGTGCCTGCGCCTCTGGCCCGAAAAGGAAGCGCTGCTCCCGCAGGCCCGCCCGGAGATCGCGGACGCGGATCTCGCCTCGCTGTCCCTGGACGCCCTGGCCTGGGGGAGCGAACCGGCTTCCCTCCCCTGGCTGACCCCGCCGCCGGAAGCCGCCCTGCAACACGCGGCGGAAACGCTCCTCGCCCTGGACGCCGCCCGCCCCGGCCCGGAGGGCAGGCTCGCCATTACCCCGCACGGGCAAAAACTGGCCCGCCTGCCCCTGCACCCGCGTCTGGCGCATATGGTGCTGCAAGCGGAGGCGGTGGAACCGGGCCTCTCCTGTCTGGCTGCCTGTCTGGCGGCCCTGGTTTCCGAACGCGACCCGCTGCGTAAAAACGCCGCCGGGGAGAGCGACGCGGATATCCGTTTGCGGTTGCCGCTCCTGCGGCGGCCGGAAAACAAACGCCTGAAGGACGCCGCCGCGCAAATCCATCGCCTGGCCGGGCTGAACGGCGTTTTCACCGTGCCCGGCCCGCACGAGGAAGATTGTTGCGGGATGCTGCTCAGCCTGGCGTGGCCGGAACGCATCGCCCAACGCCGGGGGGCGGGCGGTTTCCGTCTGGCTTCCGGCCAGGGGGCGGAACTGCCCGGCCACGACCCGCTGGCCGCCGAGCCCTGGCTGGCGGTGGTAAGCCTGGGCGGCGGCGTCAACCGGCGCGTGCATCTGGCCGCGCCCGTCAGTCTGGCGGACATCGCGCGACTGCACGGGGCAAAGGCCCGCCTGGAAGAGGACGTGGCCTGGGACAGCCGGAGTGAAGCGGTGATCTGCCGTTCCGTAAACCGCCTTGGCGCGCTGGTTCTGGAGGAAAAGCCGCTCCCGCCTTCCCCGGAGTTGCGCGGGCGGGTAACCGGGGCGCTCCTCGAGGGTATCGTCTCCCTGGGGCTGGAGAGCCTGCCCTGGACCGGGGAATTGCGCCAGTTCCAGGCGCGCGTGATCTTGCTGCGCACGCTGGAGCGGGCGGAGGGCGGGGATGCGAACGCCTGGCCGGACGTCAGCGACGCCGCCCTGCTGGACGGATTGCAAGCCGGGTTGCGGGCCTGGCAGGCGGACGGCCGGCAAGATGCCCCAGCGGCTGAACCCGCGACCGGCCCGGAAGCGGCCTGGCTTTCTCCCTGGTTGCAAGGGGTAAGCCGCCGCGCCCAGTTTTCCGCCATCGACCTTGGCGCGGCTCTGCGCTCCCTGTTGCCCTGGCCGCTGCCGGAGCGCCTGGAGACGGAAGCCCCCGCGCGGCTGGGTCTGCCGTCCGGCTCTTCCGCCGCGGTGGATTACCTGCCGGTGTTGCGCGGCGATCCGCCCGTTCTGGCGGTGAAGTTACAGGAAATGTTCGGGCAGACGGACACCCCCCGCCTGGGACGCGGGCAAATCCCGGTCACGCTGCACCTGCTCTCCCCGGCGGGCAGGCCCCTGCAAGTCACGGACGATCTCCGGCATTTCTGGGCTCATGGTTATAAACAGGTACGGGCAGAGATGCGCGGCCGCTACCCCAGGCATCCCTGGCCGGAGGACCCGCTAAGCGCAGCCCCCACCGGCAAGACGAAAAAACGGCTTGAGGCCGCATCCAAACGCTGA
- a CDS encoding hypothetical protein (Evidence 5 : No homology to any previously reported sequences), with protein MFEPCTRDSVFCQYALEKYSSGTIYPAPYPPLVSWYIYIFIYINIIVLNAVQRLLCRRHVIISILI; from the coding sequence TTGTTTGAACCCTGTACTCGAGATTCAGTTTTCTGTCAATACGCTCTTGAGAAATATAGCAGCGGCACTATATACCCCGCTCCATACCCTCCGCTTGTATCATGGTACATTTACATATTTATTTATATAAATATAATAGTATTAAATGCAGTGCAGCGATTGCTGTGCCGTCGGCATGTCATAATTAGCATCCTGATATAA
- a CDS encoding hypothetical protein (Evidence 5 : No homology to any previously reported sequences): protein MAPESTSVSTVSNQTIQIAKPAAGETLNITSVPGGNLAFSFDPAAATITRTGNDLMVEVDGGGTVRLNDFFVVGDQSLPSLTMPDGVSVASADFLSSFNIELETAAGPGAGAGAAGSGAGEYADDAGSLVDGVDRLGSLGTDYWGYESEIPEQYEGLLADAGIGLPGDPGIPGIPGVPPYVPPVDDGFLHAHPNAENVTLQTGYAKTQTGTRTIEDGGTFDLNLDTNITGKTGTHHSGQTKQDHYGITSSSGNYGVLEKALGGFDLKSLIENEDDSWKSKGSSVGAAESGVIKLDASGDLTADWTMVPNNSGSVDGKVSDASIVFLFRINSDGTRTLIDHSDLFRYDDAVGKNYVIKDCSFTWDNLEPGNYVLVYAVAEAGQGNGQKTILCPGEASYTGELEIPVYKDVYNFDLSAEGNVILDPNTDLNADPDHVQDHHSSYGPEDISVIGITCDYFSKVEILDGEFVATGIYKDYNFTFTMTPEGVYTFHIDGKGMAVTLDEFNIQYTIQTPDGKEATSELALHSDYTVIDLSDTGSVADANYDANNIIYGTEGDDIIYGGGGNDILYGGQGADTFAWKAGDHDGSTDKVMDFSFSDGDKLLFEGLTDPGSIDLKLENNVLTLTVPNAAGNNVIVEVSFQAGELEQFTSNYATQNSGDTSGMEQAMLQQMIQNIGG from the coding sequence ATGGCGCCTGAATCTACTTCCGTATCCACCGTTTCCAATCAGACAATCCAAATCGCAAAACCCGCTGCAGGGGAAACCCTGAACATCACCTCCGTACCCGGCGGTAACCTTGCCTTTTCCTTTGACCCGGCTGCCGCGACCATCACCCGTACGGGCAACGACCTCATGGTGGAAGTTGACGGCGGCGGCACCGTGCGTCTCAACGACTTTTTCGTGGTGGGCGACCAGTCGCTCCCCAGCCTGACCATGCCCGACGGCGTGAGCGTGGCCTCGGCGGATTTCCTCTCCAGCTTCAACATCGAGCTTGAAACCGCCGCCGGTCCCGGCGCGGGCGCTGGCGCGGCCGGTTCCGGCGCGGGCGAATACGCCGACGACGCGGGCTCCCTGGTGGACGGCGTTGACCGCCTGGGTTCTCTCGGCACGGATTACTGGGGCTATGAAAGCGAAATCCCTGAACAATACGAAGGCCTGTTGGCCGATGCCGGTATCGGCCTGCCCGGCGATCCCGGTATTCCCGGTATTCCCGGTGTCCCGCCTTATGTGCCGCCGGTTGATGACGGGTTCCTGCACGCCCATCCGAACGCCGAGAACGTTACCCTTCAAACGGGGTACGCGAAAACCCAGACGGGCACGCGAACCATAGAAGACGGCGGAACGTTCGACCTGAACCTCGATACGAACATCACCGGCAAAACGGGTACGCACCATTCCGGCCAGACCAAGCAGGACCACTACGGTATCACAAGCAGCAGCGGCAACTACGGCGTTCTGGAAAAAGCGCTGGGCGGCTTTGATCTCAAGAGCCTCATCGAAAACGAGGACGATTCCTGGAAATCCAAGGGCTCTTCCGTGGGTGCGGCGGAATCCGGCGTCATCAAGCTCGACGCCAGCGGCGACCTGACGGCCGACTGGACCATGGTTCCGAACAACAGCGGCAGCGTGGACGGCAAGGTCTCCGACGCGTCCATCGTCTTCCTGTTCAGGATCAACAGCGACGGCACCAGAACGCTGATAGACCATTCCGATCTCTTCCGGTATGACGATGCCGTCGGCAAAAACTACGTCATCAAAGACTGCAGCTTCACCTGGGACAACCTTGAGCCGGGCAACTACGTCCTTGTTTATGCTGTGGCGGAAGCGGGCCAGGGCAACGGGCAAAAAACGATCCTCTGCCCGGGCGAGGCCTCCTACACCGGCGAGCTTGAAATTCCCGTGTACAAGGACGTCTACAACTTCGACCTGAGTGCTGAAGGCAACGTGATACTGGATCCGAACACCGACCTCAACGCCGACCCGGACCACGTCCAGGATCACCACTCCAGCTATGGGCCGGAAGACATCAGCGTGATCGGCATCACCTGCGACTATTTTTCCAAAGTTGAGATTCTGGATGGCGAATTCGTCGCCACGGGCATATACAAGGATTACAATTTCACCTTCACCATGACGCCAGAAGGCGTCTACACCTTCCATATTGATGGCAAGGGCATGGCGGTTACACTGGACGAGTTCAACATTCAGTACACCATCCAGACCCCGGACGGCAAAGAAGCTACCTCGGAACTGGCCCTGCACTCGGACTACACCGTGATCGACCTGTCGGACACCGGCAGCGTCGCCGATGCCAACTATGACGCCAACAACATCATCTACGGCACCGAAGGCGATGACATCATCTACGGCGGTGGGGGTAACGACATCCTGTACGGCGGCCAGGGTGCGGACACCTTCGCCTGGAAAGCCGGGGATCATGACGGCAGCACGGACAAGGTCATGGATTTCAGTTTCTCCGACGGCGACAAACTGTTGTTCGAAGGTTTGACCGATCCCGGCAGCATTGATCTCAAACTTGAGAACAATGTGCTCACCCTGACGGTCCCCAACGCCGCAGGCAATAATGTCATCGTGGAAGTGAGCTTCCAGGCCGGAGAATTGGAGCAGTTCACGAGCAATTACGCCACGCAGAACTCCGGCGACACGTCCGGCATGGAACAGGCCATGCTCCAGCAGATGATCCAGAACATCGGCGGCTGA
- a CDS encoding conserved hypothetical protein (Evidence 4 : Homologs of previously reported genes of unknown function) yields the protein MKIVVLDGYTENPGDLSWAGFEAFGDVTVYDRTEKRTECIVERIGDAAIVITNKTPVTREVLDACPAVRYVGTVSTGYDPIDLAAAREKGIVVANVPTYGTAAVGQFTIALLLEVTCHVGHHNRAVKEGRWTSCLDFCFWDCPPMELDGKTLAVIGFGRIGQTTGKIAKAMGMRILAVDAYASDAGKAVAEYVPLDKALAEADVIALHCNLTPETREIIRKETIAKMKDGVIIINSARGPLVNDKDLADALNAGKVGAAAMDVVSKEPIAADNPLLTAKNCVITPHMAWGALACRQRIMDTAVANLKAFLDGAPVNVVS from the coding sequence ATGAAAATTGTCGTGCTTGACGGCTACACGGAAAACCCCGGCGACCTGAGTTGGGCCGGTTTTGAGGCGTTCGGCGACGTGACGGTCTATGACCGCACCGAGAAACGGACGGAGTGCATCGTGGAACGCATCGGCGATGCGGCAATCGTCATTACCAACAAAACGCCGGTCACGCGGGAAGTATTGGATGCCTGCCCGGCGGTGCGCTACGTGGGTACCGTCTCCACCGGATATGATCCCATCGATCTCGCCGCGGCGAGAGAAAAGGGCATCGTCGTCGCCAACGTCCCCACCTACGGGACGGCGGCCGTCGGCCAGTTTACCATCGCCCTGCTCCTTGAGGTCACCTGCCATGTCGGGCACCATAACCGGGCCGTCAAGGAAGGCCGCTGGACCTCCTGCCTGGATTTTTGCTTCTGGGACTGCCCCCCGATGGAGCTTGACGGCAAAACCCTGGCCGTCATCGGCTTCGGCCGGATAGGCCAGACCACCGGAAAAATAGCCAAGGCGATGGGCATGCGCATCCTGGCGGTTGACGCCTACGCGAGCGATGCCGGCAAAGCCGTGGCGGAATATGTGCCGCTGGACAAGGCCTTGGCCGAAGCCGACGTTATCGCCCTGCACTGCAACCTCACGCCGGAAACGCGGGAAATAATCCGTAAGGAGACCATCGCGAAAATGAAGGACGGGGTCATCATTATCAACAGCGCGCGGGGCCCGCTCGTCAACGACAAGGACCTCGCCGACGCCCTGAACGCGGGCAAGGTCGGCGCCGCGGCCATGGACGTGGTTTCCAAGGAGCCCATTGCGGCGGACAACCCCCTGCTCACGGCGAAAAACTGCGTCATCACGCCGCACATGGCCTGGGGGGCGCTTGCCTGCCGCCAGCGGATCATGGATACAGCCGTCGCCAACTTGAAGGCGTTCCTTGACGGCGCTCCGGTCAACGTGGTGTCCTGA